In Corylus avellana chromosome ca2, CavTom2PMs-1.0, the following proteins share a genomic window:
- the LOC132171145 gene encoding uncharacterized protein LOC132171145 isoform X1 gives MGASDSTLSSSQKLADEISTVSEQSEIADPILETLKSLKVTAPILTAPPAESSLTDILVRKPSSSSVPATVDPKVLLELFSMYRDWQDAKAQMISKKQEEIENKIEVADALAVKLLQRFNYSVSAMKSTSQHLSGVHALQVEIGELKGRLTEVISNCDALCKRIASEGPESLRSSIKPFAIATADSEISPGSSSLPKDLTKTLPSTEAKLDS, from the exons ATGGGTGCCTCAGACTCCACACTCTCAAGCTCACAG AAGCTGGCCGACGAAATCTCCACCGTATCCGAACAATCAGAGATCGCAGATCCCATCTTAGAGACGCTCAAATCCCTCAAAGTA ACAGCACCAATACTGACGGCACCACCGGCGGAGAGTAGCTTGACTGACATATTGGTGAGGAAACCTTCGTCTTCTTCGGTTCCAG CTACCGTAGATCCGAAGGTGCTGCTGGAGCTCTTCTCTATGTACCGTGATTGGCAGGATGCAAAGGCTCAAATGATTAGCAAAAAACAG GAAGAGATAGAAAACAAGATAGAAGTTGCAGATGCTTTGGCAGTTAAACTTCTACAACGTTTTAATTATTCAGTGTCGGCAATGAAGTCAACTTCACAACATTTATCAGGAG TTCATGCATTGCAGGTGGAGATTGGGGAGCTTAAAGGAAGGTTAACGGAGGTTATTAGTAACTGTGATGCATTGTGCAAGAGAATTGCTTCTGAGGGGCCAGAATCTCTTCGGTCATCCATCAAGCCATTTGCAATTGCCACTGCCGACTCAGAAATCAGCCCTGGTTCTTCTTCTTTGCCAAAAGATCTGACCAAAACTCTGCCATCGACGGAAGCCAAGTTGGACTCATAG
- the LOC132171144 gene encoding GDP-mannose 4,6 dehydratase 1: MASETDNPRSGSTTNGEAVLQRKVALITGITGQDGSYLTEFLLDKGYEVHGLIRRSSNFNTQRINHIYIDPHNAHKARMKLHYADLTDASSLRRWLDTIRPDEVYNLAAQSHVAVSFEIPDYTADVVATGALRLLEAVRSHIAATDRTHIKYYQAGSSEMFGSTPPPQSETTPFHPRSPYAASKCAAHWYTVNYREAYGLYACNGILFNHESPRRGENFVTRKITRAVGRIKIGLQSKLFLGNLQASRDWGFAGDYVEAMWMMLQQDAPDDYVVATEDSHTVEEFLEVAFGYVGLSWRDHVVIDKRYFRPAEVDNLKGDAGKAKKVLGWKPKVGFEQLVKMMVDEDVELAKREKVLVDAGYMDAQQQP; the protein is encoded by the coding sequence atGGCATCCGAGACCGACAATCCCAGATCCGGATCCACAACCAACGGCGAAGCCGTTCTACAGCGCAAAGTAGCACTGATTACTGGGATTACCGGGCAGGACGGTTCGTACCTGACGGAGTTTTTGCTGGACAAGGGGTACGAGGTGCACGGGCTGATCCGGCGGTCCTCCAACTTCAACACCCAGCGCATCAACCACATCTACATCGACCCACACAACGCGCATAAGGCCCGCATGAAGCTCCACTACGCTGACCTCACCGACGCGTCCTCGCTCCGCCGATGGCTCGACACGATCCGCCCCGACGAGGTCTACAACCTCGCCGCCCAGTCCCACGTGGCTGTCTCCTTCGAGATCCCCGACTACACGGCCGACGTTGTGGCGACTGGGGCCCTCCGCCTCCTCGAGGCCGTCCGGTCGCATATCGCCGCCACTGATCGGACCCACATCAAGTACTACCAGGCCGGGTCGTCTGAGATGTTCGGGTCGACGCCGCCTCCCCAGTCGGAAACGACGCCGTTCCATCCCCGGTCCCCTTACGCCGCCTCCAAGTGCGCGGCTCATTGGTACACCGTGAACTACCGCGAGGCCTACGGGCTGTACGCGTGCAATGGGATACTATTCAACCACGAGTCGCCCAGGCGGGGCGAGAATTTTGTGACCCGGAAGATCACGCGGGCCGTAGGTCGGATCAAGATCGGGCTTCAGAGCAAGCTCTTCCTGGGGAATTTGCAGGCCTCGAGGGACTGGGGTTTCGCTGGGGACTACGTGGAGGCGATGTGGATGATGCTGCAGCAGGACGCGCCGGACGACTACGTGGTGGCCACGGAGGATTCGCACACGGTGGAGGAGTTCCTGGAGGTGGCGTTCGGGTATGTGGGGCTTAGCTGGAGGGACCACGTGGTGATAGACAAGCGCTACTTCAGACCCGCCGAGGTTGACAATCTGAAAGGGGACGCCGGCAAGGCCAAGAAGGTGCTTGGTTGGAAGCCCAAGGTGGGGTTCGAGCAGTTGGTGAAGATGATGGTGGACGAGGACGTTGAGTTGGCCAAGAGGGAGAAGGTGCTCGTGGATGCAGGGTACATGGATGCCCAGCAACAGCCCTAA
- the LOC132171145 gene encoding uncharacterized protein LOC132171145 isoform X2, translated as MGASDSTLSSSQLADEISTVSEQSEIADPILETLKSLKVTAPILTAPPAESSLTDILVRKPSSSSVPATVDPKVLLELFSMYRDWQDAKAQMISKKQEEIENKIEVADALAVKLLQRFNYSVSAMKSTSQHLSGVHALQVEIGELKGRLTEVISNCDALCKRIASEGPESLRSSIKPFAIATADSEISPGSSSLPKDLTKTLPSTEAKLDS; from the exons ATGGGTGCCTCAGACTCCACACTCTCAAGCTCACAG CTGGCCGACGAAATCTCCACCGTATCCGAACAATCAGAGATCGCAGATCCCATCTTAGAGACGCTCAAATCCCTCAAAGTA ACAGCACCAATACTGACGGCACCACCGGCGGAGAGTAGCTTGACTGACATATTGGTGAGGAAACCTTCGTCTTCTTCGGTTCCAG CTACCGTAGATCCGAAGGTGCTGCTGGAGCTCTTCTCTATGTACCGTGATTGGCAGGATGCAAAGGCTCAAATGATTAGCAAAAAACAG GAAGAGATAGAAAACAAGATAGAAGTTGCAGATGCTTTGGCAGTTAAACTTCTACAACGTTTTAATTATTCAGTGTCGGCAATGAAGTCAACTTCACAACATTTATCAGGAG TTCATGCATTGCAGGTGGAGATTGGGGAGCTTAAAGGAAGGTTAACGGAGGTTATTAGTAACTGTGATGCATTGTGCAAGAGAATTGCTTCTGAGGGGCCAGAATCTCTTCGGTCATCCATCAAGCCATTTGCAATTGCCACTGCCGACTCAGAAATCAGCCCTGGTTCTTCTTCTTTGCCAAAAGATCTGACCAAAACTCTGCCATCGACGGAAGCCAAGTTGGACTCATAG